One bacterium genomic window, ATCGCATCGCCATCTGCCTCGGCGGCCGCATCGCCGAGGAGATCATCTTCGGCCAGATGACCACCGGCGCCGGCAACGACATCGAGAAGGCGACCGACCTCGCCCGCAAGATGGTGACCGAATTCGGGATGTCGGACAAACTCGGGCCGCTGACCTTGGGGGCCAAGCACGGGCCGGTGTTCCTGGGCCGCGATCTCGTGGAGAGCCGAAACTACTCGGAAGAGATCGCCTACGAGATCGACAAAGAAGTCCGGAGGATCATCGACGAGTGCTACGGGCGGGCCCGCCAGGTGCTGACGGAGCACAAGCCCGTGCTGGAGCGGATCTCCCGGGCGCTCCTCGAGCGCGAGTCTCTCGAGAGCGACGATCTGGACCTGCTCATCGCGGGACAGCCGCTGCCGCCCGACATGCCGGAGACGCCGCCGCTCCCCGGAGTGACGCAGGAGGTCAAATCGTTCCCGCGGCCGGACAGCAAGCCGGTCACGCCCTCGCTCAAGCCGGAGGCGACCGGGTAAGGCACACCCGGTCGCCTATCCGCGCACCGCGCCCTTGGTCAGCCCTTCTACCAAGTATCGCTGAACGACGGCGAATCCCAGCACCACGGGCGCGGTCGTGATCGTGGCCGCGGCCATCATGCCGGCCCAATCCGCTTTGAACTGCCCCGTGAACGCCAAGAGCAGGCCGGGCGGGAGGGTCTTCATGTCCATGCTGCTCGTGAGCGTGAGCGGGAACAACAGGTTGTTCCAGGCGCTGAGAAACGCAAACACCCCCGTCGCGACGATCCCGGGCAACGCCACGAATATGACCACGCGAAGGAGCGACTGGAGACGCGAGCAGCCGTCCACCCACGCGGCCTCCTCGATCTCGCGCGGGACCGAGTCGATGAACGCCTTCATCATCCAAGCGCCGAACGGCACCGAGAAGGCGCAGTAGGCGAGGACCAGCC contains:
- a CDS encoding cell division protein FtsH, whose product is RIAICLGGRIAEEIIFGQMTTGAGNDIEKATDLARKMVTEFGMSDKLGPLTLGAKHGPVFLGRDLVESRNYSEEIAYEIDKEVRRIIDECYGRARQVLTEHKPVLERISRALLERESLESDDLDLLIAGQPLPPDMPETPPLPGVTQEVKSFPRPDSKPVTPSLKPEATG